A window of the Aquimarina spinulae genome harbors these coding sequences:
- a CDS encoding ABC transporter ATP-binding protein: protein MLRAKNLSKTYNGKKAVNNVSFQVEQGSIFCLLGQNGAGKTTTINLFLGFIKPDSGQILIDNEEIESNTTSIKKKTAYIPETVQLYGNLSGIENLDFFSRLAGYKYPQEKLQEFLTKAGLQEEAHLQHLSTYSKGMRQKVGIAVAVAKNADVIFMDEPTSGLDPKASAEFTTTCKELAKEGKTIFMATHDIFNAVHVGTTIGIMKEGSLVQQIKTSGIDANQLKELYLETI, encoded by the coding sequence ATGCTTAGAGCAAAAAACTTGTCAAAAACCTATAACGGAAAAAAAGCAGTAAACAATGTTTCTTTTCAAGTAGAACAAGGTTCTATATTCTGCCTCCTTGGTCAAAATGGGGCAGGAAAAACCACAACTATTAATCTATTTCTTGGTTTTATAAAACCCGATAGTGGGCAAATTTTAATCGATAATGAAGAGATTGAATCCAATACTACTTCTATAAAGAAAAAAACAGCCTATATCCCAGAGACAGTTCAGCTATATGGGAACTTATCAGGAATAGAAAATTTAGATTTTTTCAGTCGTTTGGCTGGGTATAAATATCCTCAAGAAAAACTACAGGAATTTTTGACTAAAGCTGGGTTACAGGAAGAAGCACATCTACAACATCTGTCTACTTATTCTAAAGGAATGCGTCAAAAAGTGGGTATTGCGGTTGCTGTTGCAAAAAATGCTGATGTAATTTTTATGGATGAACCAACATCTGGTCTTGATCCTAAAGCATCGGCTGAATTTACTACAACTTGCAAAGAACTCGCTAAAGAAGGTAAAACCATATTCATGGCTACACATGATATATTCAACGCGGTACATGTAGGTACTACTATCGGAATCATGAAAGAAGGTTCCCTTGTTCAACAGATTAAAACAAGTGGTATTGATGCCAACCAACTAAAAGAACTCTATTTAGAAACCATTTAA
- a CDS encoding alpha/beta fold hydrolase: MVLPGNLSKWKSEGNYFTYKGNKIFYKDTKESEKDVVLLLHGYPTSSYDYHKIWEQLSYKYRLISPDFLGFGFSDKPRNYDYKIADQTEMINCLLTELEIKNIKMIAHNYGAIVGQEVLVHANMGILGFTVEKIIWLNSALFPELHKPTSIQKILVSPLSVLVLRLFNEKKFEKNFSILFGKNTKPTKEEIKELWILINYNNGKQIMGKLLHYISERKQYGKHWVDMLEKTIIPQKLINGIADPVSGLPVVKKYIERIRNAKVVELANIGHYPQIEAPDLVYCSIKEFFNKAQQ; the protein is encoded by the coding sequence ATGGTTTTACCTGGGAACTTATCAAAATGGAAAAGTGAGGGAAATTATTTTACTTACAAAGGGAATAAAATCTTCTATAAGGATACCAAAGAGAGTGAAAAAGATGTAGTTCTATTGCTACATGGCTACCCGACATCTTCTTATGATTACCACAAAATTTGGGAACAACTTAGCTATAAGTATAGACTTATAAGTCCCGATTTTTTAGGATTTGGGTTTTCTGATAAACCTCGAAACTATGATTATAAAATTGCTGACCAAACCGAAATGATAAATTGCTTGTTAACAGAATTAGAAATAAAGAACATAAAGATGATTGCTCATAATTATGGAGCTATTGTAGGTCAAGAGGTATTGGTTCATGCAAATATGGGTATACTCGGTTTTACTGTAGAGAAAATTATTTGGTTAAATAGTGCTCTTTTTCCAGAACTTCATAAACCAACTTCAATTCAGAAAATATTAGTATCACCTCTTAGTGTGCTAGTACTTAGATTATTTAATGAGAAAAAGTTTGAAAAGAATTTTTCAATTCTTTTTGGTAAAAACACAAAACCTACTAAAGAAGAAATAAAAGAACTCTGGATATTAATTAATTACAATAATGGAAAACAAATTATGGGTAAACTTTTACATTATATTTCTGAGCGTAAACAGTATGGAAAGCATTGGGTCGATATGCTCGAAAAAACAATTATTCCACAAAAATTAATTAATGGCATTGCCGATCCTGTTTCTGGATTACCTGTAGTTAAAAAATATATAGAAAGAATACGTAATGCCAAAGTAGTTGAATTAGCGAACATTGGTCACTACCCTCAAATAGAAGCTCCCGATTTGGTCTATTGCTCAATTAAGGAGTTTTTTAATAAAGCACAACAATGA